A portion of the Nitrospira defluvii genome contains these proteins:
- a CDS encoding PAS domain S-box protein, protein MYHLRSFHLRDMTACAAALRRLGAGAVDLREVADRLVRHLYTSFTMAQTGDPACVLIRLFKTTPYGLLTPDLQSLADRKLQPQQPSPSLTCLTLLASAGIHQGWNDPALSSGFRVLPLNGPDALERLPMFKQLFQQLGFTLPQITASAQDLLLDPSEHGFNVFHVPEALDSPHVPEQEEFVRKYGIRSVLGFGAPLPNGDLFSIILFSKDFISEETAQLFKPLALCAQIALAPYTKPIAGPEQTVVSMQSEAADLERLLAVHEQSVKAQADRLELIVQGSQIGTWDWHVPSGGVTFNERWASMLGYHLDELEPHVRTWERLVHPDDLPAVMAAVTAHLRGETPAYSSEHRLRSKSGAWCWVFDSGQVVERDAQGAPVRATGVHLDISDRKELEAGQARAQRALQAKQDALDEAQALAHLGSWDWEIATGVERWSDEQYRIFGLDPAHTKPTRATFLTALHPDDRERVEQAVAKTLKYDTRYNIECRIIRPNGELRYIHCRGIVRRQADGSPASMAGTVQDITEYKRAESAWRDSETRMRSIFESTIVGIVVTDERGQIETVNAALLKLLGYEAHELIGKNIALIMPSPYREHHHECLSNYWVTGKWAIIGKGRDVLAVRKDGSHIDIHVSVSEMHLGTSRKYTGMIRDISERKRMEETVRESEERFRQLAESIDAVFWLTTPDKHQVLYVSPAFETIWESPREVLYSNPQFWLDHIHPEDHKRVSVAAACQAHLPYDEEYRIVTPSGRIRWIRDRSFSIHNAEGQTYRIAGIAEDITVAKELESKLRTSEQRYRALVELSPHAVYVNCEDKIAFANQACVKLFGAIGSSQLLGKPVMDFIHPDSHAIARRRMTHIRATNGTAPPTEEQFVALDGRRIEVEVSAAAIRFEGKSAIQVILTDIRARKQLERTLLATNMQLEAILASATNVSIIATDHAGVITTFNTGAVGMLGYAETEMIGQQTLTALHLQEELDRLAGELHRDAANPSHAFEVLTERARQGGFDEREWTYTRKDGAQLTVLVTITGLRNDSGQLTGFLAIGKDITERKRAEAALTQAALELERKNVELAQARDTALQTAQIKADFLATMSHEIRTPMNAIIGMTGLLLDTALTPEQHDFADTVRRSSDALLTIVNDILDFSKIEAGKLHFEELTFDLRLAVEDTVELLAEPAQSKGLELITLVDASVPVGVLGDPGRLRQILVNLVSNAIKFTSTGEVFLQVTRAPEAGPDLLRFAITDTGIGIPKDAQAKLFQAFMQADSSTTRRFGGTGLGLAICQRLVTQMKGHIGVESRPGEGSTFWFTARFPETALAAAPAGISWSRLRGRRILLVDPNKTVRKALQQELSAQGLECLGAETGQAAVELAQTAAAMQKPFDLALIELHLTDMDGFETASTLKQDPRTAGMRLVILTTVGRRGDGSTAQALGIDAYLTKPIRQSQLLECFCHLLCGGVPASPPDASASAASPLITRHTLTETQAATVPRLLLAEDNPVNQKVACKMLEKLGYRVDVASNGQEAVAAHERAPYPLIFMDCQMPEVDGFEATALIRKMEGKSAHTPIVAMTANAMQGDRERCLAAGMDDYVAKPIRSKELQTVLETWLGNRATRTGTTG, encoded by the coding sequence ATGTATCATCTGCGATCTTTCCATCTCCGGGACATGACCGCCTGTGCAGCGGCGCTCCGTCGACTCGGCGCCGGCGCGGTCGACCTCCGGGAGGTCGCCGACCGTCTGGTTCGCCACCTCTATACCTCCTTCACCATGGCCCAGACCGGAGACCCGGCCTGCGTCCTGATTCGCCTGTTTAAGACGACACCGTACGGCCTCCTCACGCCGGACTTGCAATCGCTGGCCGACCGCAAACTCCAGCCGCAACAACCGAGCCCTTCCCTCACCTGCCTGACCCTGCTTGCCAGCGCAGGCATCCACCAGGGATGGAACGATCCCGCCTTGTCCAGCGGCTTCCGTGTCCTCCCGCTGAACGGGCCCGACGCGCTCGAACGCCTCCCGATGTTCAAACAGCTCTTCCAGCAACTGGGATTCACGCTGCCCCAGATCACCGCCTCTGCTCAAGACCTCCTGCTGGACCCCAGCGAGCATGGCTTCAACGTGTTCCACGTGCCGGAGGCGCTCGATAGCCCGCACGTCCCAGAGCAGGAGGAATTCGTCCGCAAGTACGGCATCCGCTCGGTACTCGGGTTCGGTGCCCCCTTGCCCAACGGCGACCTGTTTTCCATCATTCTGTTCAGCAAGGACTTCATTTCCGAGGAGACCGCGCAGCTGTTCAAGCCGCTGGCCCTGTGCGCGCAGATCGCGCTCGCTCCCTATACAAAACCGATTGCGGGCCCCGAACAGACCGTCGTCTCGATGCAATCGGAGGCCGCCGACCTTGAACGATTGCTTGCCGTGCACGAACAGAGCGTGAAGGCACAAGCGGACCGCCTCGAACTGATCGTACAAGGCTCCCAGATCGGCACCTGGGATTGGCACGTGCCCAGCGGAGGCGTCACGTTCAACGAACGCTGGGCCTCAATGCTCGGGTATCACCTCGACGAGCTGGAACCACACGTGCGAACCTGGGAACGGCTCGTGCACCCCGACGATCTGCCCGCAGTCATGGCGGCCGTCACCGCCCATCTTCGTGGAGAGACTCCGGCCTATTCCAGCGAGCACCGTCTCCGATCAAAGTCCGGCGCCTGGTGTTGGGTCTTCGACAGCGGCCAGGTCGTGGAACGGGATGCCCAGGGGGCGCCAGTGCGCGCCACGGGCGTGCACCTCGACATCTCCGACCGAAAAGAGCTGGAAGCGGGGCAAGCCCGCGCACAACGTGCCCTTCAGGCGAAACAGGACGCGCTGGATGAAGCCCAGGCCCTCGCGCACCTGGGGTCCTGGGACTGGGAAATCGCCACCGGCGTGGAGCGATGGTCGGACGAGCAATACCGCATATTCGGCCTTGATCCGGCACACACCAAGCCGACCCGTGCCACATTCCTGACGGCGCTCCACCCCGACGATCGCGAGCGGGTGGAACAGGCCGTCGCCAAGACGCTCAAATACGACACCCGTTACAACATCGAATGCCGCATCATTCGACCGAACGGAGAACTGCGGTACATCCACTGTCGCGGAATCGTACGCCGACAGGCCGATGGGTCACCGGCCAGCATGGCCGGGACCGTGCAGGATATCACCGAATACAAACGCGCCGAATCCGCCTGGCGGGACAGCGAAACCCGCATGCGGTCGATCTTCGAGAGCACGATCGTAGGCATCGTCGTGACCGACGAACGGGGGCAAATCGAAACCGTCAACGCCGCATTGCTCAAACTACTGGGCTACGAGGCGCATGAATTGATCGGAAAGAACATTGCCCTGATCATGCCGTCGCCCTACCGCGAGCATCACCACGAATGCCTCTCGAACTATTGGGTCACCGGGAAATGGGCGATCATCGGGAAGGGCCGCGATGTACTGGCTGTGCGGAAGGACGGTTCCCACATCGACATCCACGTATCCGTCAGCGAGATGCACCTCGGCACCTCGAGGAAATATACCGGCATGATTCGCGACATCTCCGAGCGGAAACGCATGGAGGAAACCGTTCGGGAGAGTGAGGAGCGATTTCGCCAATTGGCCGAATCGATCGACGCGGTTTTTTGGCTCACCACCCCGGACAAACACCAGGTTCTCTACGTCAGTCCCGCTTTCGAGACGATCTGGGAATCTCCCAGAGAAGTGCTCTATTCAAATCCCCAATTCTGGCTCGATCACATTCACCCGGAGGACCACAAGCGGGTATCCGTCGCAGCCGCCTGCCAGGCGCACCTGCCGTATGACGAAGAGTATCGGATCGTCACGCCAAGCGGACGGATCCGCTGGATCAGAGATCGCAGTTTTTCCATTCACAATGCCGAGGGACAGACCTATCGCATCGCCGGCATTGCGGAGGACATCACCGTCGCAAAAGAACTGGAGTCCAAACTGCGTACCAGCGAACAGCGGTACCGCGCCCTGGTGGAGTTGTCCCCTCACGCCGTCTACGTCAATTGCGAGGATAAGATTGCCTTTGCCAATCAAGCCTGCGTGAAACTGTTCGGCGCGATCGGCTCGTCACAACTCCTCGGGAAGCCGGTGATGGACTTCATCCACCCTGACTCCCACGCCATCGCACGACGGAGAATGACCCACATACGTGCCACGAACGGCACGGCCCCCCCGACCGAAGAACAGTTCGTCGCACTCGACGGTAGACGCATCGAGGTGGAAGTGTCCGCTGCCGCCATCCGCTTCGAAGGGAAGTCGGCCATTCAAGTCATCCTGACCGACATTCGTGCACGAAAACAGTTGGAGCGGACGCTCCTGGCCACGAACATGCAGCTGGAAGCCATTTTGGCCAGCGCCACCAACGTCTCCATCATCGCCACCGATCATGCCGGCGTCATCACGACCTTCAATACGGGAGCGGTGGGGATGCTGGGCTATGCCGAGACCGAGATGATTGGTCAACAGACACTCACCGCACTTCACCTGCAGGAAGAACTCGACCGACTGGCCGGCGAACTGCATCGCGACGCCGCAAACCCCTCCCACGCCTTCGAGGTGTTGACCGAACGGGCTCGCCAAGGCGGATTCGACGAACGCGAATGGACGTACACCAGGAAAGACGGGGCACAGCTGACCGTTCTCGTCACCATCACCGGCCTCCGCAACGATAGCGGTCAGTTGACTGGCTTTCTTGCCATCGGGAAAGACATCACGGAACGAAAACGAGCCGAAGCCGCGCTCACGCAGGCCGCGCTGGAGCTGGAACGGAAGAACGTAGAACTGGCCCAGGCGCGCGATACGGCCCTGCAAACGGCTCAGATCAAAGCCGACTTCCTCGCCACGATGAGCCACGAAATCCGCACCCCGATGAACGCGATCATCGGTATGACCGGACTGCTCCTGGATACGGCCCTCACGCCGGAGCAGCACGACTTTGCCGATACGGTGCGCCGATCCAGCGATGCCCTGCTGACGATCGTGAACGACATTCTCGACTTCTCGAAGATCGAAGCCGGCAAGCTCCATTTTGAAGAATTGACCTTTGATCTCCGACTGGCCGTCGAGGACACTGTCGAGTTGCTCGCAGAACCGGCGCAGAGCAAGGGGCTGGAACTGATCACCCTAGTCGATGCCTCGGTCCCGGTCGGCGTCCTGGGAGATCCCGGCCGGCTCCGCCAGATCCTGGTCAATCTCGTCAGCAATGCCATCAAGTTTACGTCCACCGGGGAAGTCTTTCTCCAGGTCACTCGTGCCCCAGAAGCCGGACCGGATCTGCTGCGGTTTGCGATCACCGATACAGGCATCGGCATCCCGAAGGACGCACAAGCCAAGTTGTTCCAGGCCTTCATGCAGGCCGACAGTTCTACCACCCGTCGATTCGGAGGCACGGGGCTGGGCCTCGCCATTTGCCAGCGCCTGGTTACCCAGATGAAAGGACACATCGGTGTCGAGAGCCGTCCAGGGGAAGGCAGCACCTTCTGGTTCACCGCACGATTCCCTGAGACCGCTCTGGCGGCCGCGCCTGCAGGCATCTCATGGAGCCGACTTCGCGGGCGGCGTATCTTGCTCGTGGACCCGAACAAGACCGTCCGCAAGGCGCTGCAACAAGAACTTTCCGCACAGGGCCTCGAGTGCCTGGGCGCCGAGACCGGCCAGGCAGCTGTGGAACTGGCGCAGACCGCCGCCGCCATGCAGAAACCCTTCGACTTGGCGCTGATCGAGCTTCACCTGACTGATATGGACGGGTTCGAGACAGCATCCACCCTCAAACAGGATCCCCGCACCGCGGGCATGCGATTGGTCATTCTCACCACGGTCGGACGGCGAGGCGACGGCAGCACAGCCCAGGCGCTCGGCATCGACGCCTACCTCACCAAACCGATCCGACAGTCACAGTTGCTCGAATGTTTCTGTCACCTGCTATGCGGGGGCGTACCCGCTTCGCCTCCGGACGCATCTGCATCCGCCGCATCCCCCTTGATCACCCGGCATACACTCACCGAAACCCAGGCGGCAACGGTTCCTCGACTCCTCCTCGCAGAAGACAATCCCGTGAACCAAAAGGTGGCGTGCAAAATGTTGGAGAAACTCGGCTACCGGGTCGACGTGGCCAGCAACGGCCAGGAAGCCGTGGCCGCCCACGAACGCGCCCCGTACCCGCTGATTTTCATGGACTGCCAAATGCCGGAAGTGGACGGGTTCGAGGCCACGGCCCTCATCCGCAAGATGGAAGGAAAGTCCGCCCACACGCCCATTGTCGCCATGACCGCCAATGCCATGCAGGGAGACCGTGAACGTTGTTTGGCTGCCGGTATGGACGACTATGTGGCGAAACCGATCCGTTCCAAAGAACTCCAAACGGTATTGGAAACCTGGCTCGGAAATCGCGCGACCAGGACCGGCACCACGGGATAG